In Osmerus eperlanus chromosome 4, fOsmEpe2.1, whole genome shotgun sequence, the sequence TAGTTTTGCCTGCTTGTGTTCTAATGTGGATCATTTCACGTAGCTGACGTTACTTAACCAGTTTTGTAACGCTTGTGTTCAATGTCGGGCTAGTTTACAGACAAAATGCTCCTACTCTCCAACGTGAGGAGGTCTTTGGCTTTGGTGAGAATTGCCAGGCATcaatttaatttcagggtaacGGTTGGTAATGCGCGAATACCCTGTTTTCATGGGACTTTCTCCACTGACTCTGCTGGTGTCAAGGTAAGCAATGCACCAAAACCTGTATCTCCTTTGTTTCCCACATTTGCTAAATCCTGCATACCGTCATAGGCTACATAATTTCCATAAAAGCTGTGGACGTTCTATAAGATAACATAACATTTCTACAAAGTACTATCTAGGCCTACATATTAAATCAGTTTGATGTTTGCGTGTTAGCAAACCTACTGTTTTGGTACGTCATTGGTTTACAAATCACTGGTTAATGTAGTATCCCTGGTGGACTATCATGTGGGGAAACACGGGTACTTTTTCAAGGTTAAGCAGTCCAGTAATGTTTTTAACAATTTCCATATTGTTTTGATTCTGTATGACAGGTGTTGTATGATGGAGAGTGCCCCATATGTGTGAAAGAGATCAGATTCCTACAGTATCTACAGAGGAACAGGCCAAGCAAAGTTGATTTTGTGGACATCTCGCTTCCAGGTTATGATCAAGTGAAGTATCAAGGAATCAGCTATGAGATGGCAATGAAAGAAATGACAGTAATTGATGGAAACAATAAGGTATCTCAAAATGCCCCTTTACGGACGACTATTCTGTTACTAGCATCTTATTAACTTGTGAATAATGTAGGTATATTATTGACACATTAGTTGATACATTTCCAACTGCAGTCTTTAATACATAGGTCTACAGCAATGTCTTAAAGAGCTTCTGACAGCAATGATGTACAAACAATATTAGACTTAATGTGCTCTATTTCTCTGGATGGCACTATTACTCAGGTGGTCCCATAATCCTCTTGCAGGTTCAACATGGAGTCCCAGCTTTCAAAGTGATGTACACTGCTGTGGGTCTAGGCTGGCTGGGGCACATCCTGATGTGGCCACCTGTCAAACCGTTCATGGACAAAAGCTATGCCATCTTTGCCAGAAATCGTCTGAAGTGGACTGGACGTGACGAATGCTCCTCAGGACGCTGTGTAAAGAAAGAGCCTTGAAACCTTAACAGGAAGTGAATATGGAAAAATGGTCCGATGGAGAAAAGcctcccttgtgttatcttcgggtcattctgacccatcagtcgttgtgacccaccgttgtattgcgacaactttaccgcatacaaaaacaaagtgaagcattttcttttaaccgttgggctgtctcagaccccccacattgcgaaggttaaaatacaattatttttatttgtttttgtattgggtaaaattgggtaaacacaacgatggttcgttatgaacctttgggtcatgtgacccgaaggcagcacaagggttaaaagcctTAAGACTTTATGGTCAAGTTACCACTAAATAGAACTGAGTGTTACAGCTTGTCAGAAACACATCCAATTCTAGTCTATCTGAACACTGTGAAACCTGAAGTTGCCACTAGATGTCACTGTAGAGACATGGATTTGCCCAGGGAACGTGCTACAATATGGCAGACTTTAAATTGTAAGTGAGGAGATTCACTTCCAGGAAAGTTTGTGGGATAAGACCCAATGGCCATGTAAATGTGGCCTTTCCCCCAAATAATTtttgcaaatgtgttttttggagagctaaaggtgacgttgtaatattacaacaaggggtcttacagggttaagaATGTTCCTTCAGACTCTTTAGATTGGATGTTGTTTGAGACGGTTGACATCAAATGCAATAATATATCTTAAGAAAATGTGCAGACCTTTGTTGGTGTTTTGTGCATTCAGTTGCTTATTCATAGTATTTCATCTATTTAAATCTCCATGAAGTATGTGCTTTGTGTTGTGTAATTCAATTTATAATCTCTTACCGTCCCCATGTTTATACAACAAATGATCTCAGTACTGTACTAAGGACAGGATGTGCCTAACCTTAGGCACGAGGCAAGACTTGCTGAGTGATTTGTGTTGTTTACTAAACACGGATCTTTGTGGCATGTGGCACGTCTATTTTAAGGTATATTTTGTTGACACAAAAACAAGCGTCAAAGTTAAAACCTTAATTTGTTTCAGGCTGTTGTCAGTGTGGTTGGACATGTATATTTACAAATGTAGTGAATATATTTAACATAATGCTAAGGCCATAAACCATTAACTGATGGGGGATGCCACAGTGAAATATACACATTTCCTTCTAGGAAACTCAATGAAATGTATTCACTTGACACCATAGTCTGTCTAGAACATTTTCTAGAATGAAGTCAGCCTGGATGTGGTCTATGTACGTCAATGACATTTCTACCTTATTTGAAGCCCTCCAGTTATCTTCCCCGGGCCTAATTTTAGATTTACTTTGCGTTTAGCGGAAAGAGGTGACAGCAGATGACCTTAAGCAGTGATCTTAGCCAGAGGATTGGTCAGTTGGAGGGCTGACATGCCCGGCCCACAGTTCAAGACAGCCAATAGGATTAAGATCCTGCAGGAAGGTTGTATAGGATTAGGTATCAAAACAGTGTCTGCACTGTACTTTGGAAGTGGTTTACTAGATATCAAACCAGGACCTGAATTTGTTACAAGAATCAAAGAGAAGAATAACGACGGACAGACAGCACGGGAGGATTTTGTGTTTAAGGTAAATCTTTTTCTCATGGTTCACTCAGGAAATGTTTCCCAAGTTTCCATGAACAAGCTATGACCTTCCAGCAGAGGTGGTCTACtagttgtgtttttattgacaaaTGTTCTACAgttacactgcatttcacagtaacTAAAATGTAGTAGGAACATGTACATTTCCATAATCGATGCAGATTTTTAGTCTACTTTGTGGATTGTTATTATCATTTCATGTTGTCGTTAGAGGTTGAGTAATTatgttatctctttctctcaaaagTAGTGTAGACAATCCTAAAGTCAGAGCAATCTGCTCTACTCAGATTCCAGCTTCAAATGATGGGTATATCTTCTGTATAAAGTATGTTGAGTAAGGGCTGTTTTGTTGCCCATTACAATACTCGCCAGACTAGATTGATTACTAGCATTTAACATGGCATCATGTCACAGGATTGTGATGAGATTTGATTCACATAAATCAAGGATACATTGTAGATGTTTGTAAACAATATGACTAACTCCTCCTCCTAAAGCCATCCCTTAAAGGGAGTTGTTGTGGCAGGTGAATGTGCTTGTGTTCCAGTCAGTCATGGGCTTGGGAGGAGGAGAATTGTTTTGCTGTCCTGGTGGAGGGACATGTATCAGACAGGTTGTTTTTCCTGCTTTTTAGAGATTGATATATCTGTGCTATTGTTCTGTTGACCAGtaaatatgtttattttttatgtgtAACTAGTTTGTATTCTTGTATTTCCTAGGTGCCAGATGAATGTAATACTGTGGCCTAAGCCAGTACAGCCCCAGTTCCTATCCCCGTTTCAGTTGCTTTTGTTTACAGCCTTTTACACCAAGGCCAAAGATGGGTCGCTACCTCAACCCAAGCCTGTGTGTGAGTCCCCTGGGAGGGCGGACGATAAGACTGTACTGCAAGCTCAGGTACATTATCACCATCCTTAGAACCCTTCCCCACCTGGCTAagacccccctctcccaggatATCAGTGCCAactccctgctgtcctcccctctccatatTAGTGCTATTAGAAGAGGCCCTGCTAAGACTTCCAGGTTAAAACCTAGATATCTGGGCATCGCCCCTGGCCACCTTCTCAGGAATGGCTCAAGAGGAATACAGCATACCCAGGCTCTCCGATACTGTTCAacctctgggaggggtgctgtcaAAGCTGAGGCACCTATCGGAGTGTACGAGGAAAGCCAAACAGCATTCCAGCTGAGTATGTTGGGAGTCCGTCTGGGAGAATCTTTTATCCGCCTCTCCAGTCATATAAATTGTTATTTCAAGGGAAAGAATGTCTCGGTTTCTCCTGGTGCTGTGAATGCTTGCCTTGCCTCCCCAACTCCAGAGCGTGTGAGCAGGGCTCAGAGACGTGTTCACAGTAACCGGTTAGCCAGAGAGAGAAGCCAAATGGAGGACAGGGACTCAACACAGACTATAATGTGTGAAGAGAGCCAGAGACCCTCAGAGAGTTCGACAGAGATAGGCACAAAGGGCCAGATATATTCTgggctgcagttgtttcacccAAGCTCCCTGGCCACCAGGTTTGGGGAGAGCTACAATTATGTAGCTCATCACATTAACTCAGTGTTCTCCAAGGCTCCTGCTCTGGCTGTCCAGATGCAGGACACGCAGAATAATCTGGCTTCACACAGGGGATCAACCCGGAGACAGAGGATGAGAATATTAATGAGAAGTCATGATGAGAATATGAAGGGAACTGAACATGCCCAGTTGGAGACCAGTGCAGCACCAGTCCTGAACTCCACTATCGACAGTGATGATGTCCCCAGTAACTGGGACGAGGGCTACCTTCACTTTTCCAAACATATCAACAGGTACTTTGGAGCTAAAGTCTCAGACGAAACTGAACCTAAGCCTCAACAGAGAGAACATACTGGCGTCAATCGTGTGCAAAGCAGGCTGACTTACCAACAGCAATTTTCTGCACATGCTGACCTCGGGAATAAAACTCTCCCGTTAGAACCGAAGCAGGAGGAACACATACTCCGTCCTCAATCTCCAGGCTTGTTCCATACCAGCAGCATATCAACCAGCTTTGGAGAGAGCTATGCACAAATGGCAAATCATGTGAACCGGTATTTTAAAGGTCAAGGTGCCTTGAAGGAGGAACAAGAAGAAGAATACAGGCAGCAGGACGAAGAAATGGAGACCAAATCTGCTGCCTCTCAGAAACAAAAGGCTGTGTCCTTCATGGACTGCTTCCGCCAACCAAGTACTGCCATCCCTAACCTGCTAGGGGGATACCTCAATAAAACTGCCAAAACTACTACTGCACACTCAGAAGCGTCAATAAATAGAAGGGTGAGTTACCCTTAACACAGTCAGTGTTAAATAACAACTACCATCCAAGCTACTCagatgccagtgtgtgtgtgtcattggatTAATAAGATAATGATGTCTGTGGCAGAAATGTGTCATTGCCTCTGTTTGTGACTGTCAAGAGGTGTCTGCTGTCCACAGGTGGTGATGAGCAGGAACCAGGCAGAGGAGCAGACACGAGCCCTGGTGGGGAGTCTGGGACATTCATTATCTCCAGACGCCTTCACCACCTGCGTCAAGGAGCTCAACAGACACCTCATCAAACACCCTGCTTGCAAACTGGTAGTGTGGCAGGTACCCCGGAGCTTTCATGCAGTCACTCAGACACCTCACAATGTCAGCTTTATACAATGTGATTATGGGCCATCTAATACACCTCATTGTATTTTCAGGAGAAAACTGCTGTTAAGCTGTTAAGACAAAGACGTAGCCACAGAGACAACCAGGACCTTCAGAGCGTCATAAGAGAAAGCCTGGCTCTGATTGGCTATATAGATCCGGTCAAAGGTCGTGGAATAAGAGTGCTGTCAATTGATGGTGGTGGCACAAGGTAACAGAAGCCTGACTGTCTTTCCAATCTGGAAACTTTATTTGTCCTGTTTCTGTACTTATAAATGCCATTTAGGCTTGTCCTCTCAAATATTCTTCCTGTGTGCCTCATCCAGAGGGGTGGTGCCCTTGCAGGTTCTGAAGCAGCTGGAGGCAGAGACAGGCAAGCAGGTGCACCAGCTGTTTGACTACATCTGTGGAGTGAGCACAGGTGAGGACATACATGTGACAGTAGATCAAGATTTATATCATTTTGTATGTGTAAGTTTGAAACTGGACGaatatgttctgtgtgtgtgtgtgcgtgcgtgtgtacagGGGCGGTTCTGGCCTTCATGTTGGGCCTGGCTCGTTTCTCTCTGGAGGAGTGTGAAGAAATGTACCGTCGCTTCGGGTCAGATGTATTCCGTCAGAACCCCCTGGTGGGTACCATGAAGATGGGCTGGAGTCACTCCTACTACAGCACCGAGACCTGGGAGATGATACTCCGGTAGGACTACAGATCAGTCCAGCCTTGCATGGGCTTTGATGACAGTTCAGGTAGAATTTGACTGAGAGCGCTGTAGTCAGCCTGGACATTTATTTTCTAAAGGTATACTTTGTCTCTGACCTTCCCCAGTCAGAAGATGGGAGAGAAAGTCCTGATTAAAACAGCCAGGGATGAGTTAAGCCCAAAGGTGAATTTATTGTTAGCACCCTCTAGCGGACACACAAGGGATTTCATGCATGATGAAATCAATGGGAGCCATGCTCTATATGCACTAAAAGTGTCCCCATTGTCTGTGCGTATCCAGGTGTCTGCTGTCAGTGCCGTGGTGAACTGGGGAACCAGTCCCAAGCCGTTCATCTTCCGGAACTACAATCATTCCCCGGGACGTCTCAGCCGCTACGCAGGGGGTTCTGGGTACCGGATGTGGCAGGCAGTTCGGGCATCCTCAGCCGCCCCAGGGTACTTCCAGGAGTTCCCCCTACACAGTGACATCCACCAGGTAGGAGGACTGGCTTGTACTCTTCACTTCCAATAGCTTGTTTTGGTTGAGTCTGCAGTGGTTCTGGGCCAAAGACACCCTTGGATTGGATCTCAGATTGTGGTC encodes:
- the LOC134018971 gene encoding calcium-independent phospholipase A2-gamma-like — encoded protein: MGRYLNPSLCVSPLGGRTIRLYCKLRYIITILRTLPHLAKTPLSQDISANSLLSSPLHISAIRRGPAKTSRLKPRYLGIAPGHLLRNGSRGIQHTQALRYCSTSGRGAVKAEAPIGVYEESQTAFQLSMLGVRLGESFIRLSSHINCYFKGKNVSVSPGAVNACLASPTPERVSRAQRRVHSNRLARERSQMEDRDSTQTIMCEESQRPSESSTEIGTKGQIYSGLQLFHPSSLATRFGESYNYVAHHINSVFSKAPALAVQMQDTQNNLASHRGSTRRQRMRILMRSHDENMKGTEHAQLETSAAPVLNSTIDSDDVPSNWDEGYLHFSKHINRYFGAKVSDETEPKPQQREHTGVNRVQSRLTYQQQFSAHADLGNKTLPLEPKQEEHILRPQSPGLFHTSSISTSFGESYAQMANHVNRYFKGQGALKEEQEEEYRQQDEEMETKSAASQKQKAVSFMDCFRQPSTAIPNLLGGYLNKTAKTTTAHSEASINRRVVMSRNQAEEQTRALVGSLGHSLSPDAFTTCVKELNRHLIKHPACKLVVWQEKTAVKLLRQRRSHRDNQDLQSVIRESLALIGYIDPVKGRGIRVLSIDGGGTRGVVPLQVLKQLEAETGKQVHQLFDYICGVSTGAVLAFMLGLARFSLEECEEMYRRFGSDVFRQNPLVGTMKMGWSHSYYSTETWEMILRQKMGEKVLIKTARDELSPKVSAVSAVVNWGTSPKPFIFRNYNHSPGRLSRYAGGSGYRMWQAVRASSAAPGYFQEFPLHSDIHQDGGIILNNPCALAVHESRLLWPNQPFQCVLSLGTGRFDNAKRGPTTSTSLRAKISTLIYSATDTEGVHTLLDDLLAPDVYFRFNPMLSAEVSLDESRPGALDQLQADTQLYLGRNKPKLARLCLVLGAERTAMAQTKDWLSERAWEMKQSWV
- the LOC134018271 gene encoding uncharacterized protein LOC134018271 — encoded protein: MLLLSNVRRSLALVRIARHQFNFRVTVGNARIPCFHGTFSTDSAGVKVLYDGECPICVKEIRFLQYLQRNRPSKVDFVDISLPGYDQVKYQGISYEMAMKEMTVIDGNNKVQHGVPAFKVMYTAVGLGWLGHILMWPPVKPFMDKSYAIFARNRLKWTGRDECSSGRCVKKEP